In Xyrauchen texanus isolate HMW12.3.18 chromosome 27, RBS_HiC_50CHRs, whole genome shotgun sequence, one genomic interval encodes:
- the plin3 gene encoding mannose-6-phosphate receptor binding protein 1, producing the protein MADNENKVGMDTETSQSSQEQQSVVSRVGNLPLVSSACGVVYNAYSTTKDSVPLLKGVMEVAESGVRTLGAAATTGSKPILDRLEPQISVVNEYAMRGLDKVEEKLPILQQPADKLVSDTVGMVYQSVSGAKDAVMGAMWGGVEKTRMAVTGGINTVMGSRVGQMVSNGVNKALTHSEDWVDQNLPLSEKELAALAEPRPGEEEGFIVTSNPSYFVRLGKLSANVRERALEQSLIRAHKARDATHVAVTQITSTLDLLETARATLASANQQLGGAPEHLIQRWKEWKEGQPKELEEEGTREEEVDIAQDQGEQLEGRTLSMVRGLSDQLKVACSGVVSSVQGLPGTVQEQLLNARHTAEELQVSLASTRTLTPFLLQQTRQQITQVRQSLDGVVEYLLHNTPLNWLVGPFAPQITEKGESENGTQPK; encoded by the exons ATGGCAGATAACGAGAACAAAGTTGGGATGGACACAGAGACATCACAGTCTAGCCAGGAGCAACAG AGTGTAGTATCCAGAGTAGGTAATCTGCCGCTCGTGAGTTCAGCATGTGGTGTGGTGTATAATGCCTACAGCACTACTAAAGACAGTGTGCCACTCCTGAAAGGTGTAATGGAGGTGGCAGAGAGTGGGGTGCGCACTCTAGGTGCTGCTGCTACAACAGGTTCCAAACCCATACTAGACCGGCTGGAACCGCAGA TCTCTGTGGTAAATGAATATGCCATGAGAGGGCTGGACAAGGTAGAAGAAAAACTTCCCATTTTACAACAACCAGCAGACAAG TTGGTTTCAGACACTGTGGGCATGGTGTACCAGTCTGTATCAGGAGCAAAGGATGCTGTGATGGGGGCTATGTGGGGGGGTGTGGAGAAGACACGTATGGCCGTGACTGGAGGCATAAACACCGTCATGGGGTCCCGTGTGGGTCAGATGGTCAGTAATGGAGTAAATAAGGCTCTCACCCATTCTGAAGACTGGGTGGACCAAAACCTTCCACTCAGTGAGAAGGAACTTG CTGCCCTGGCTGAACCAAGACCTGGTGAAGAGGAAGGGTTCATTGTAACTTCTAACCCCAGCTACTTTGTCCGCCTGGGTAAGTTGTCTGCCAATGTTCGGGAGAGGGCACTTGAGCAATCCCTCATTAGGGCCCACAAAGCCAGAGATGCCACACATGTGGCTGTGACTCAAATCACCAGCACTTTAGACTTGCTTGAAACTGCCCGGGCTACCTTAGCCAGTGCCAACCAGCAGCTAGGAGGCGCTCCAGAGCACTTAATTCAGCGATGGAAAGAATGGAAGGAAGGGCAACCCAAGGAACTGGAGGAAGAAGGAACAAGGGAGGAAGAGGTGGATATTGCACAAGACCAGGGAGAG CAGCTGGAGGGGAGAACCCTGTCAATGGTTCGAGGTCTAAGTGACCAGCTGAAGGTAGCGTGTTCAGGGGTTGTGTCCAGTGTACAGGGGCTCCCAGGCACTGTGCAGGAACAGCTTCTCAATGCTCGACATACAGCTGAAGAACTCCAGGTATCTCTGGCCAGCACCAGAACACTCACTCCTTTCCTCCTACAGCAGACACGCCAGCAGATAACCCAG GTACGACAATCTTTGGATGGAGTCGTAGAGTATCTCCTTCATAACACGCCACTCAATTGGTTGGTTGGGCCTTTTGCACCTCAGATAACAGAGAAAGGGGAATCTGAAAATGGCACACAGCCTAAATAA